A window from Pseudomonadota bacterium encodes these proteins:
- a CDS encoding DUF1800 domain-containing protein, with product MSLQNATIAANRFGFGARPGDLSAIAKDPRDWLLAQLSPVQRLPAPLRDLPPSHEDLLYEPLASAQREVYRRFDQQGRKNTGAMLDAQALSKAQRREEARRAQAASEARLAVAVGTDSPFRERLVHFWSNHFSVSGTSRAMRLLPPAFERDVVRPRVTGSFADLLRAATQHPAMQRYLDNHHSVGPSSYYAEHPQAYAHARSGPRRKTLGLNENHAREILELHTVGVGGGYDQDDVEQFARALTGWGVREVLGTRDERRARLRAIASDANPLDALAKDLASLRDNYRKADWTTLFYFDARAHEPGAVDVLGKRYAHGGVAQAQAILDDLATHPSTADFIATKLCTHFIADAPPGPAVARVARAFRKSDGDLTATYRALLLECPQAWDGAPRKFKRPEEYLVSVLRALEVPPTELRPFVRAIRVMGQGLYLAPGPDGWSDLEAHWASPDGVWKRMEWASRLAERTASATREVGQLGAQVLGSAYSKTLARSVASASSPAQALSLLLLCPEFMRR from the coding sequence ATGTCGCTACAGAACGCTACCATCGCTGCCAACCGCTTCGGCTTCGGTGCCCGACCGGGTGATCTGTCGGCGATCGCCAAGGACCCGCGCGACTGGCTCTTGGCCCAGCTCTCTCCGGTCCAACGCCTTCCCGCGCCTCTGCGCGATTTGCCACCGTCGCACGAAGATCTCCTTTACGAGCCCCTCGCCAGCGCGCAGCGAGAGGTCTATCGCCGCTTCGATCAGCAGGGACGGAAGAATACCGGCGCGATGCTCGATGCCCAGGCGCTGAGCAAGGCCCAACGACGGGAGGAGGCAAGGCGCGCGCAGGCGGCGAGCGAGGCTCGCCTCGCGGTTGCGGTCGGTACCGACTCCCCTTTTCGCGAGCGCTTGGTGCACTTTTGGTCCAACCACTTCAGCGTGTCGGGCACCAGTCGAGCGATGCGCTTGCTGCCCCCAGCCTTCGAGCGCGACGTGGTGCGGCCGCGTGTCACTGGCAGCTTCGCAGATCTGTTACGAGCGGCCACCCAGCACCCGGCGATGCAGCGCTACCTGGACAACCACCACAGTGTTGGACCTAGCTCCTACTACGCGGAGCACCCGCAGGCCTACGCCCATGCGCGCAGCGGACCGCGGCGCAAGACCTTGGGCCTGAACGAAAACCATGCCCGTGAGATCCTCGAGCTACACACGGTTGGTGTTGGCGGGGGCTACGATCAGGACGATGTGGAGCAGTTTGCCCGCGCGCTCACCGGATGGGGCGTACGTGAGGTGCTGGGCACGCGCGATGAAAGGCGCGCGCGCCTTCGGGCCATCGCCAGTGATGCAAATCCGCTAGATGCCCTGGCGAAGGACCTCGCTTCGTTGCGCGATAACTACCGGAAGGCGGACTGGACGACCCTTTTCTACTTCGATGCGCGGGCCCATGAGCCTGGCGCCGTCGACGTGCTGGGCAAGCGGTATGCGCACGGGGGCGTGGCGCAAGCGCAGGCGATCTTGGACGACCTGGCGACCCATCCGAGCACGGCCGACTTCATCGCCACCAAGCTGTGTACGCACTTCATCGCCGACGCGCCCCCCGGCCCAGCGGTCGCGCGGGTGGCACGGGCCTTTCGCAAGAGCGACGGAGACCTCACTGCCACCTATCGCGCCCTACTCTTGGAATGTCCGCAGGCCTGGGACGGGGCGCCGCGCAAGTTCAAGCGGCCCGAAGAGTATCTGGTGTCTGTGCTACGCGCGCTTGAGGTGCCGCCTACCGAGCTGCGCCCCTTCGTGCGCGCCATTCGCGTGATGGGGCAGGGGCTCTACCTCGCGCCGGGGCCCGATGGCTGGTCAGACCTTGAAGCGCACTGGGCCTCACCCGATGGTGTTTGGAAGCGCATGGAGTGGGCCTCGCGTTTGGCTGAACGCACCGCATCGGCCACGCGAGAGGTTGGCCAGCTCGGTGCACAGGTGCTCGGTAGTGCGTACTCCAAGACCCTTGCGCGATCCGTCGCCAGCGCTTCGTCGCCCGCACAGGCCCTCTCGCTTTTGCTCCTGTGCCCCGAGTTCATGCGGAGGTAA
- a CDS encoding XdhC family protein, protein MTMRALCEQFQRWREASQAMVLATVIDTAGSTYSKAGAQMLIAPGHGYRGLLSGGCLEGDLTLHAERCLAAGHPQVVRYDMRNREEDEIWGLGLGCDGALDILLQPLSAEDAWQPFAAIADAAQSGRQAAWALVIGPTPNATATPHPLLASSVVVMDPNSSSQISLARGALGDAALSEVTERCRDVALAGGVERIELGKHRGAPVNVLITQVNVPIRLLIVGAGPDTVPLLHMARELGWYVTQADHRPGSLAAAAESAPLDHSVQVIPGQLREHLALDSFDAVVIMSHHLVSDRAYLLELALSEVPFIGLLGPAARRRRLLADVTERLANAGDRATGLRDARALTARTHGPVGLDLGARDPAGIALSIAAQVQQFHARNG, encoded by the coding sequence ATGACGATGCGCGCACTATGCGAGCAGTTCCAACGCTGGCGTGAGGCGTCCCAAGCGATGGTGCTCGCCACGGTCATCGACACAGCCGGCTCCACTTACAGCAAAGCCGGGGCGCAGATGCTTATCGCGCCGGGACACGGCTATCGAGGCTTGCTGAGCGGCGGCTGCCTCGAAGGCGACCTGACGCTGCACGCCGAGCGTTGCCTCGCCGCGGGGCATCCGCAGGTGGTGCGCTACGACATGCGCAACCGCGAAGAGGATGAAATCTGGGGTCTAGGCCTCGGGTGCGATGGCGCCCTCGACATACTCTTACAACCGCTGAGCGCCGAAGATGCCTGGCAGCCCTTCGCCGCAATCGCCGATGCCGCCCAATCGGGGCGACAGGCAGCTTGGGCACTGGTGATTGGACCCACGCCCAACGCTACCGCCACACCGCATCCCTTGCTAGCCAGCAGCGTGGTCGTGATGGACCCGAACAGCAGCTCGCAGATCAGCCTCGCCCGCGGTGCCCTCGGCGATGCAGCCCTCAGCGAGGTCACCGAACGTTGCCGCGACGTCGCTCTCGCGGGCGGCGTGGAGCGGATCGAGCTTGGAAAACACCGGGGCGCGCCCGTCAACGTGCTGATCACGCAAGTCAATGTTCCTATTCGCCTACTAATCGTAGGCGCTGGCCCAGACACGGTACCACTGCTGCACATGGCGAGGGAGCTGGGTTGGTACGTGACGCAAGCAGATCACCGGCCGGGGAGCCTAGCGGCGGCGGCTGAGAGCGCACCCCTAGACCACTCCGTTCAAGTGATCCCGGGGCAGCTTCGCGAGCACCTGGCCCTCGACAGCTTCGATGCGGTCGTGATCATGAGTCACCACCTCGTGAGCGATCGAGCGTATCTGCTGGAGCTCGCCCTTTCAGAGGTGCCCTTCATCGGTCTGCTGGGCCCCGCTGCGCGCCGACGCCGTCTGCTTGCCGATGTCACGGAGCGCCTGGCGAACGCGGGCGATCGCGCAACCGGCCTTCGCGATGCACGCGCGCTCACGGCGCGCACCCACGGCCCCGTGGGCCTCGACCTTGGCGCCCGTGATCCGGCCGGCATCGCGCTGTCCATCGCGGCTCAAGTACAACAGTTCCACGCCCGCAACGGCTGA
- a CDS encoding DUF6702 family protein has translation MLAVCAKQALVALLAVASISAADAHRSPGSVSRITWNPRSGLTEITHRLHVHDAALGVAQVEGLERLELSRLADRARAALYVEARFAVELAGKPVALRTLGAELSDDYLLVYQETERRMSEEVRVANGILRDAFSGQINEVNIHLGDGVRTLRFAGDDGWLGLLER, from the coding sequence ATGCTGGCCGTATGCGCGAAGCAAGCGCTCGTTGCGCTGCTTGCTGTGGCGAGCATCAGCGCAGCCGACGCCCACCGCAGTCCGGGCAGCGTCAGTCGGATCACCTGGAACCCGCGCAGCGGCCTGACGGAGATCACCCACCGCCTGCACGTGCACGATGCGGCCCTCGGGGTAGCGCAGGTGGAAGGGCTAGAGCGTCTAGAGCTCAGCCGTCTAGCAGATCGGGCCCGGGCTGCCCTGTATGTGGAAGCACGCTTCGCCGTGGAGCTCGCCGGCAAGCCGGTGGCCCTGCGCACCTTAGGCGCAGAGCTAAGCGATGACTACCTGCTCGTGTACCAGGAGACAGAGCGGCGCATGAGCGAGGAAGTCCGCGTGGCCAACGGCATTCTGCGTGATGCCTTCAGCGGCCAAATCAATGAAGTCAACATCCACCTTGGCGACGGCGTTCGCACGCTGCGCTTCGCGGGTGACGACGGCTGGCTGGGGCTGCTCGAACGCTGA
- a CDS encoding xanthine dehydrogenase family protein subunit M: MYAFSYRAVTSIEEAVAALKADEEAKFLAGGMTILPTMKIRLASPTQLIALDKLPQLVGVSREDNALVIGAMTRHAQVAGDVRVRETIPALACLASQIGDPQVRNRGTLGGSVANNDPAADYPAALLGLGATVYTDRRAIGADDFFTGMFETALAPDELVVRVSFPIPTRAAYAKFPNPASGYAVVGVMVAQTSSGTRVAVTGAGQHVFRVPQMERALGQRFSEEVLTGIGVPAEVALNEDLHASAAYRSHLVGVMARRAVAAAGG, translated from the coding sequence ATGTATGCATTCTCCTATCGAGCGGTGACTTCGATCGAGGAGGCCGTGGCCGCGCTGAAGGCCGATGAGGAGGCTAAGTTCCTCGCCGGGGGTATGACCATATTGCCTACGATGAAGATACGCCTGGCTAGCCCAACGCAGCTCATCGCTTTGGACAAGCTGCCTCAGCTGGTGGGCGTCTCCCGCGAGGACAACGCGCTCGTCATCGGTGCGATGACTCGACACGCGCAGGTGGCAGGCGACGTACGCGTGAGGGAGACAATTCCCGCCCTGGCGTGTCTCGCCTCTCAGATAGGTGATCCGCAGGTGCGCAATCGAGGCACCTTGGGCGGGTCCGTGGCCAACAACGACCCCGCCGCCGACTACCCTGCCGCGCTCCTAGGCCTAGGCGCCACCGTGTACACGGATCGTCGAGCGATAGGGGCGGACGACTTCTTTACGGGCATGTTCGAGACGGCGCTCGCGCCCGACGAGCTCGTGGTCCGTGTGAGCTTTCCGATTCCAACGCGCGCGGCATACGCGAAGTTCCCCAACCCTGCTTCCGGCTACGCCGTAGTAGGGGTGATGGTGGCGCAGACCAGCTCGGGTACGCGCGTGGCGGTCACCGGCGCCGGCCAGCACGTGTTTCGCGTACCGCAGATGGAGCGAGCCTTGGGGCAGCGCTTCTCCGAGGAAGTGCTGACGGGGATTGGCGTGCCCGCCGAGGTGGCACTCAACGAGGACCTGCACGCCTCAGCTGCCTATCGCTCTCATTTGGTGGGTGTAATGGCTAGGCGAGCTGTGGCTGCCGCCGGTGGCTGA
- a CDS encoding (2Fe-2S)-binding protein — MSVNGQQVNADVEPRLLLVDFLRNGLDLTGTHVGCDTSQCGACVIHLDGVSAKSCTLLAVQADGAAVTTIEGLAGAGHLHPVQEAFREHHGLQCGFCTPGMIMSAVDLLRRNTAPTEAQVREWLEGNICRCTGYQGIVDAVLAAAERLRAVAR; from the coding sequence ATGAGCGTTAACGGTCAGCAGGTGAATGCCGACGTGGAGCCGCGCTTACTGCTCGTCGATTTTCTGCGCAACGGGCTCGATCTCACCGGCACCCACGTTGGCTGTGACACGAGCCAGTGCGGCGCGTGCGTCATTCACCTCGATGGCGTATCCGCTAAGAGCTGCACGCTCCTCGCGGTGCAGGCCGACGGTGCCGCGGTGACCACGATCGAGGGTCTCGCTGGCGCCGGTCACCTGCATCCTGTTCAGGAAGCCTTTCGCGAGCATCACGGGTTGCAGTGCGGCTTCTGCACGCCGGGTATGATCATGAGCGCGGTCGACCTTCTGCGGCGGAATACGGCGCCGACGGAGGCGCAAGTGCGCGAGTGGTTGGAAGGGAACATCTGTCGTTGCACCGGCTACCAGGGCATCGTGGATGCCGTGCTGGCCGCGGCTGAGCGACTGCGCGCTGTGGCGCGCTGA
- a CDS encoding carbon monoxide dehydrogenase subunit G: MDIAGEYRLAAPRQRVWDALHEADTLQACLPGCESLEKVSDEQVNAVLTAAVGPVKSRFKTTITLSELEPPASYTMHGEGKGGAAGFGRGSATVALAEDGPETVLTYEATLKVGGKLAQVGSRLVVGVARKISDQFFAAFAERIGADSQSSQMPTEEDAATRKRSSAWRVTVGALAFIIVLWVLFGAN, from the coding sequence ATGGACATCGCCGGTGAGTATCGCTTGGCGGCCCCACGCCAGCGCGTGTGGGATGCCTTGCACGAGGCGGATACCCTGCAAGCATGCCTCCCGGGTTGCGAGTCCTTGGAGAAGGTGTCCGATGAGCAGGTCAACGCGGTCCTCACGGCCGCCGTCGGGCCCGTAAAGTCGCGATTCAAGACCACGATAACCCTAAGCGAACTCGAGCCCCCAGCCAGCTACACCATGCACGGGGAGGGCAAGGGTGGCGCGGCGGGCTTCGGGCGCGGAAGCGCCACGGTTGCGCTGGCGGAGGATGGACCGGAAACGGTGTTGACCTACGAGGCAACGCTGAAGGTAGGGGGGAAGCTGGCACAGGTGGGCTCACGGCTCGTGGTCGGCGTGGCGCGCAAAATCTCGGACCAGTTCTTCGCCGCGTTCGCTGAGCGCATAGGCGCCGATTCGCAGAGCTCCCAGATGCCTACGGAAGAGGACGCAGCTACACGCAAGCGCTCAAGCGCGTGGCGTGTCACGGTCGGCGCGCTAGCGTTCATCATCGTGCTATGGGTACTGTTCGGTGCGAACTGA
- a CDS encoding DUF1501 domain-containing protein, whose translation MPLGRRELIKFMGMMVAAASCRVLAAAPGRQEDDPRLVLLVLRGGMDGLSAVPAFGDPQFESARRGLALASPGSARDGALDLDGFFGLHPTLPKLHARWAAGELAVLHAHCIPYQGRSHFDAQNVLEHGGLAPFSLSSGWLNRAIASRGAQPKAIAIAPAMPLVLRGKAPVTSWSPSALPAPEEELLERLQRLYSEDQTLAQAFAQALEINDLAPRQQGALGGRRDFAALAQAAGEFLSAPEGPRVAMLESVGWDTHARQERGGALHGQFRRLDAGLDALRLSLGEAWRHTVVMVLTEFGRTVAMNGTEGTDHGTGGAGFLMGGAVRGRQVVADWPGLSSKSLREGRDLRPTLDTRALIKGVLADHLGLSMRALAEEVFPDTQRLAPVRDLIA comes from the coding sequence ATGCCCTTGGGCCGCCGTGAGCTAATAAAATTTATGGGTATGATGGTGGCGGCTGCGTCATGCCGCGTGTTGGCCGCTGCCCCTGGGCGGCAGGAGGACGATCCTAGACTGGTGTTACTCGTGCTGCGCGGGGGTATGGATGGCCTATCGGCCGTGCCCGCCTTCGGTGATCCACAGTTCGAGAGCGCTCGCCGGGGGCTCGCATTGGCCTCACCCGGCTCCGCGCGGGACGGTGCCCTCGATCTCGACGGTTTCTTCGGCCTCCACCCGACCCTGCCCAAGTTGCACGCGCGCTGGGCAGCCGGGGAGCTCGCCGTGCTTCACGCCCACTGCATCCCCTATCAAGGCCGCTCTCACTTCGATGCGCAGAACGTGCTCGAGCACGGCGGCCTAGCGCCGTTCAGCTTGTCCTCCGGCTGGCTGAATCGGGCGATCGCAAGCCGTGGGGCGCAGCCGAAGGCGATCGCGATCGCGCCAGCGATGCCCCTAGTGCTGCGAGGGAAGGCGCCGGTGACCTCCTGGTCGCCCTCGGCACTGCCGGCGCCGGAGGAAGAGCTCCTCGAGCGCCTACAGCGACTGTACTCCGAGGATCAGACCTTGGCGCAGGCGTTCGCCCAGGCGCTCGAGATCAACGATCTCGCGCCGCGGCAACAGGGTGCCTTGGGAGGTCGTCGCGATTTCGCGGCCCTCGCGCAAGCGGCTGGAGAGTTCCTCTCCGCGCCCGAGGGGCCACGCGTCGCGATGCTCGAGTCGGTCGGGTGGGACACCCATGCGCGGCAGGAGCGCGGCGGCGCCCTGCACGGCCAGTTCCGCCGCTTGGATGCAGGCCTCGATGCCCTGCGCCTCTCCTTGGGCGAGGCCTGGCGACACACAGTGGTGATGGTATTGACAGAGTTTGGTCGCACCGTGGCGATGAATGGTACGGAGGGCACGGACCACGGCACGGGGGGAGCGGGGTTTCTCATGGGCGGTGCCGTGCGCGGTCGCCAGGTGGTGGCCGACTGGCCGGGCCTATCATCGAAGTCGCTACGCGAGGGGCGGGATCTGCGCCCCACGCTGGACACCCGCGCGCTTATAAAGGGCGTGCTCGCTGATCATCTCGGGCTGAGCATGCGGGCGCTCGCTGAAGAGGTGTTTCCCGATACCCAGCGTCTCGCGCCAGTGCGCGACCTCATTGCCTGA
- a CDS encoding methyl-accepting chemotaxis protein produces the protein MAAHVPALDDTQHATQLGTVLQQVAKQATLLSTEIVDISANVTAVSGQVGEQATLFSRLGQDADEMAQVNKQITAAAEAAHGVSTRTSAQVAESRVQVDTAVQTIHELVEGVSRVGDQLEGIKKALAGVNSVAAEIDRIARQTNLLAINAAVEAARAGEAGRGFAVVAGEVKALATQTSEATADIDKTLRGLGAQFETLIAEGSKSTNAAEEVREGTTAISELVVTVDTAMGELREQADSIDGAAERIGQHVTQMQDAFHSLGGQVDDTSVALADTSQRVNRLIEVGETMVGLTATSGINTPDTLFVRLAQETAATISALFERALDEGQLTAETLFDRDYQPIPTTNPEQVMTKYVDFTDRHLPAIQEPLLENTQIAFCAAVDTNGYLPTHNHKFSKPQGSDVDWNTANSRNRRIFDDRVGLAAGRNRAPQLVQTYRRDMGGGQFVMMKDISAPIVVRNRHWGGFRMGIKV, from the coding sequence ATGGCCGCCCACGTACCCGCCCTCGATGACACCCAGCACGCGACCCAGCTTGGCACCGTCCTGCAGCAGGTGGCTAAGCAGGCCACGCTGCTGAGCACAGAAATCGTAGACATCTCAGCCAACGTCACTGCCGTCAGCGGTCAGGTCGGCGAGCAGGCGACACTGTTTTCCCGCCTGGGTCAGGACGCGGACGAGATGGCTCAGGTGAACAAGCAGATCACCGCCGCGGCGGAAGCCGCCCACGGCGTCTCCACGCGAACCTCGGCCCAGGTGGCGGAGTCTCGAGTTCAGGTAGATACGGCGGTGCAGACGATCCACGAGCTCGTGGAAGGCGTAAGCCGGGTCGGCGATCAGCTCGAAGGGATCAAGAAGGCCCTGGCAGGCGTCAACAGCGTAGCTGCCGAGATTGATCGTATCGCCCGCCAAACCAACCTCTTGGCGATCAACGCCGCCGTGGAAGCCGCCCGTGCCGGCGAAGCCGGCCGGGGCTTCGCGGTGGTGGCCGGAGAGGTGAAGGCCCTGGCCACACAGACCTCAGAGGCCACTGCGGATATCGACAAGACGCTGCGGGGACTTGGGGCGCAGTTCGAAACCCTGATCGCCGAAGGTAGCAAGAGCACCAACGCTGCAGAAGAGGTTCGCGAGGGCACCACCGCCATCAGTGAACTGGTCGTCACGGTAGATACGGCAATGGGCGAGTTGCGCGAGCAAGCCGATAGCATCGACGGCGCTGCCGAGCGGATCGGCCAGCACGTTACGCAGATGCAAGACGCCTTTCACAGCCTGGGAGGGCAAGTCGACGATACCAGCGTCGCCTTGGCGGACACCTCGCAGCGGGTCAACCGCTTGATCGAGGTCGGTGAAACGATGGTCGGCCTCACGGCGACGAGCGGCATCAACACCCCGGACACGCTGTTCGTGCGCCTCGCTCAGGAGACGGCAGCCACGATCAGCGCACTGTTCGAACGCGCACTGGACGAGGGTCAGCTCACGGCGGAAACCCTCTTCGACCGGGACTACCAGCCGATCCCAACGACCAACCCCGAGCAGGTCATGACCAAGTACGTGGACTTCACCGATCGACACCTGCCAGCGATTCAGGAACCACTGCTGGAGAACACCCAGATCGCCTTCTGCGCAGCGGTGGACACCAATGGCTACCTACCGACCCACAACCATAAGTTCTCCAAACCGCAGGGATCAGACGTCGATTGGAACACGGCCAACTCAAGAAATCGTCGAATCTTCGATGACCGCGTCGGACTTGCTGCCGGTCGCAACCGCGCACCGCAGCTCGTGCAGACCTACCGCCGAGACATGGGCGGGGGTCAATTCGTGATGATGAAGGACATCTCCGCCCCGATTGTCGTGCGCAACCGACACTGGGGTGGCTTTCGCATGGGCATCAAGGTGTAA
- the moaA gene encoding GTP 3',8-cyclase MoaA, protein MSDKTLFTHDDRTPRSERRALPATVAETPVTFGAGLDAPPAGPRDTLGRPLRDLRISVMDRCNFRCPYCMPEDKFHRHFRFLDPGDRLSFAEIVRVARAATHLGVSKLRITGGEPLLRPNLADLIAELSQLEGIKDIALTTNGVLLGQYAAMLKAAGLDRITVSLDSLDPDVFAFMSGGRGGVPRVLDGIETALEADLRPIKINTVVQRGVNDHTVLDLLERFRGTDVVVRMIEYMDVGNINHWQHDDMVPARELVDMIDARWPLEAVKRRHASDVASRYRYADGRGEIGFITSVTEPFCGACSRARLSSEGKLYSCLFATEGFDLRAPLREGLGDAGLEELVGAVWRGRTDRYSEQRAEGAPRREKIEMYYIGG, encoded by the coding sequence TTGAGCGATAAGACTCTCTTCACCCATGACGATCGAACGCCGCGCAGCGAGAGGCGGGCCTTGCCGGCGACGGTAGCCGAGACGCCGGTTACCTTCGGCGCAGGTCTCGACGCGCCGCCCGCCGGCCCGCGCGACACGCTCGGTCGCCCCCTGCGTGATCTTCGCATCAGCGTCATGGATCGCTGCAACTTCCGTTGCCCCTACTGTATGCCGGAGGACAAGTTCCACCGTCACTTCCGTTTCCTCGATCCTGGGGATCGGCTGAGCTTCGCGGAGATCGTCCGCGTCGCGCGCGCGGCGACGCACCTAGGGGTGAGCAAGCTGCGTATCACAGGCGGCGAGCCCCTGCTTCGACCAAACCTAGCGGACCTCATCGCCGAGCTATCCCAGCTGGAAGGCATCAAAGACATCGCGCTGACGACAAACGGGGTATTGCTCGGTCAATACGCCGCCATGCTTAAGGCCGCCGGCCTCGATCGAATCACCGTCAGCCTCGATTCCCTCGATCCGGACGTCTTCGCTTTCATGAGTGGCGGTCGCGGCGGCGTGCCGCGCGTGCTGGATGGGATCGAGACCGCACTGGAGGCGGATCTGCGGCCAATCAAGATCAACACGGTGGTGCAGCGTGGGGTGAATGATCACACGGTGCTGGATCTGCTCGAACGCTTTCGCGGTACGGATGTCGTGGTGCGGATGATCGAGTATATGGACGTAGGCAACATCAATCACTGGCAGCACGATGACATGGTGCCCGCACGCGAGCTGGTCGACATGATCGATGCGCGCTGGCCCCTGGAAGCTGTGAAACGGCGTCATGCGAGTGATGTGGCGAGCCGCTACCGTTATGCGGACGGGCGAGGTGAGATCGGCTTCATCACATCGGTGACCGAACCGTTTTGCGGCGCCTGCTCGCGGGCTCGCCTGTCCTCTGAGGGCAAGCTCTACTCGTGCCTGTTCGCCACTGAGGGCTTCGATCTGCGCGCGCCCCTGCGCGAGGGCCTGGGCGATGCGGGGCTCGAGGAATTGGTCGGCGCCGTGTGGCGCGGGCGCACCGATCGCTACAGCGAGCAACGCGCCGAGGGCGCTCCGCGGCGCGAGAAGATCGAGATGTACTACATCGGGGGCTAG
- a CDS encoding MoxR family ATPase, translating to MAESRAAAAAAQAPPDDVDDTVALLASAGYVASRGLAAAAFLALRLNRPLFLEGEAGVGKTELAKVLASALRRDLIRLQCYEGLDLASAAYEWDYPRQLLHIRAAERQAPNTQSLEQDLYRERYLIERPLLRALRPRANGAPVLLIDELDRADPPFEAFLLELLEDFQLSIPELGTVRAPMPPIVVLTSNRTRDVHDALKRRCLYHWVDYPDTTMEQQIVANRAPQVSEALRGQIVAFIHGLREQALLKAPGVAETLDWANALTQLGASSLTDELVDDTLGTLLKYQDDMARIRGPQAARLLAQVQGER from the coding sequence GTGGCTGAATCACGCGCCGCGGCGGCAGCCGCGCAGGCGCCTCCTGACGATGTTGACGACACCGTGGCGCTTCTCGCGAGTGCCGGTTACGTCGCCTCGCGCGGCCTCGCCGCGGCGGCCTTCCTCGCCCTACGCCTGAACCGGCCGCTGTTCCTCGAAGGCGAGGCGGGCGTCGGCAAGACGGAGCTGGCTAAGGTTCTGGCGAGCGCGCTGCGCCGCGACCTGATTCGTCTCCAGTGCTACGAGGGACTCGACCTTGCAAGCGCAGCCTACGAGTGGGACTACCCTCGCCAGTTGCTGCATATTCGAGCGGCGGAGCGTCAGGCGCCCAATACGCAGTCGTTGGAGCAAGATCTCTACCGCGAACGCTACCTGATCGAACGACCGCTCTTGAGGGCCCTGCGGCCCCGGGCCAACGGGGCGCCAGTGTTGCTAATCGACGAACTGGATCGCGCAGATCCACCCTTCGAGGCCTTTCTGCTGGAACTCCTGGAGGATTTTCAGCTCTCGATACCGGAGTTGGGAACGGTGCGCGCCCCCATGCCACCTATCGTCGTGCTCACCTCCAATCGAACACGCGACGTGCATGACGCCCTTAAGCGCCGTTGCTTGTATCACTGGGTAGACTACCCAGATACGACAATGGAACAGCAGATCGTCGCCAACCGTGCTCCGCAGGTGAGTGAGGCCTTGCGCGGGCAGATCGTGGCGTTTATCCACGGTCTGCGTGAGCAGGCTCTGCTCAAGGCGCCGGGTGTGGCTGAGACCCTCGACTGGGCCAACGCCCTCACGCAATTGGGGGCCTCGTCGCTCACCGACGAGCTGGTGGACGACACGCTGGGCACGCTGCTGAAGTATCAGGACGACATGGCTCGCATCCGTGGTCCGCAGGCGGCGCGCCTGCTGGCACAGGTGCAGGGCGAGCGGTAG